The Pseudomonadota bacterium genome includes the window CACCCAAGCTTCACAGGAGAACAGAGAGATGAAAAAGGACACCAGCAAAACTAATTCTCTCTCATGGCTCAAGCATGGAACAAGGCTTCAGGAAAATGGAGATATGGAAGGGGCGATTGAAGCATATACAAAGGCGGTATGGCATGACCCTGATCTTGCAGACCTCTATGTCATAAGAGGATATGCTTACGCAAAAACAGGCCGATTAAGACAGGCCATGGGAGATGTGAACAAGGCTATCGAACTGAACCCTGAAATGTATGAACCGTATTTTCTCCGTAGCGTTCTCTATTCAGAAAAAAAGAAATACAAAGAAGCCATTGAAGACCTTACTACATCCCTGAAGCTTGACCCGAAACGTGCGGAGGTCTATTGTATAAGGGCATCGATATATGAACTGAAAGGGGAAAAAGTGCTTGCCTCGCTGGATTATCAGATGGCTGCCTTGCTGGGGGATAAAAAGACGCAGGAGTTTCTGAGAAGTCAGGGGATTGGGTGGCCGCTCGGTGGATCTGAGAGCGGTTCTGCGAGCAAGAACTGAACATAGATGTTTTTAGCGTAAACATAGGGATAATTAAGAAGGGGGCCACGATATCATTACAGATACCGTGGCGAACTGGGTGGCATTTCTTCTTGGGGGGGGAATTGCCGGTACCAGTCTGATGTAGTATATCATAATTGATGGAATGAAGTAATGGGCAAGAGATAAAGTTGTTATTATAACTGACAGGAATGCGAGCTATACAAAGTTTCATTGGTAATAGTGATCCCTCCCCTGCTTAATCTTTACGTATGTAAGTTGCCCCACATAAAGACCAATGTGAAACCGATAAATCCATAGTTTATATGTTTCACATGGATATACGTTGACACAGCTACATATCTGCTATAGTATTCTCAATATTCTTAATATCTTGATGCGTCCCGCCAATACTTATCACCAAATGGAGGTCAGTTTGAAAGATCCATCCAGTACACATCCGGAACTGATCAAAGAAATTTCCGCCTTAAAACAGAGAATCAAAGAACTGGAAGCAACTACAATATCCGAAGATGAAGCCCTCGATATCATCAACGCCGTACATGAGCCTTTGATCAATCTGGATCAAGATTTAAGGGTAGTCAAAGCCAGCCGTTCCTTCTATGAATTCTTTAAGGTAAAACCCGAAGATACTGTGGGACAGCTCATTTATGACCTGGGCAATAAACAGTGGGATATCCCCAAACTGCGGGAATTGCTGGAAACCATCCTTCCCCAAAAGGCAACCCTTGACAACTATGAGGTTGA containing:
- a CDS encoding tetratricopeptide repeat protein, with the protein product MKKDTSKTNSLSWLKHGTRLQENGDMEGAIEAYTKAVWHDPDLADLYVIRGYAYAKTGRLRQAMGDVNKAIELNPEMYEPYFLRSVLYSEKKKYKEAIEDLTTSLKLDPKRAEVYCIRASIYELKGEKVLASLDYQMAALLGDKKTQEFLRSQGIGWPLGGSESGSASKN